In the Leptospira limi genome, one interval contains:
- a CDS encoding adenylate/guanylate cyclase domain-containing protein produces MTLFNRITLCLVFLTVACQLVTPSKEVTSGTLDLRSFPWKTGKSIKLQGEWKFYPHTLGELTPDASYTFLPVPSLWNDVPLRSNMIDGKGYGTYILDILLPNESQIYSLYLPEVRTSFRITAANRVVLSGFPGEDKNTTIPSAQGQSFTFVTKDHIQIKIEVSNFHHKEGGLPNAPIFGTAETVQNYILAESTMDIALTGALFMFGLYHFILFFYRNKQREAFYFGFFCLVFAFRLPFVGSKTIYAMFPNIPWELVIYIEYASVFVLGILFLWFVDGLFPRFIETKLIRYFSAFVQFILVYGLIIKPEFYTEFEVVFQVLGIVYAVFLGIRLYQMVAKGLPDSHIFFLGYLILFFGFVYDVFLAYTGEGESSLSQIAVFLFFGVQSTIVTLRTARTFRKKILLKEEFESINEQFILTNRFYAKFIPRDFLTHLGKESIEEVKLGDSSEREMTVLFADIWEYWDIIYSIPLENRILFTNSYLGRIGPCVRKNNGFIDKYIGSAIMALFDGGIQNSIKAAEDIQWELEKYNERRRGFGYLPLHAGIGIHSGDTMLGILGEEERLESTVISDTVNLASRIQGLTKKYNARILVSLTSLMLHEDLDTIPYRILDFVRVKGKQETVMIAEVLIPGIDSISDQKIAYREQFEAAIFDYERADFKSALNGFREVHTNNPDDIAAQIYIERCEYYQSAGVGEDWDGVSAWEK; encoded by the coding sequence ATGACCCTCTTCAATCGCATCACACTTTGTCTCGTTTTCCTTACTGTGGCATGCCAACTTGTGACTCCCTCTAAGGAAGTTACTTCTGGTACACTCGACCTTCGTTCCTTCCCATGGAAAACAGGAAAGTCTATCAAACTTCAAGGGGAATGGAAATTTTATCCTCATACACTGGGTGAATTGACACCTGATGCCAGTTATACTTTTCTCCCGGTTCCATCACTTTGGAATGATGTTCCCTTACGTTCGAATATGATCGATGGGAAGGGGTATGGAACTTACATACTTGATATTTTACTCCCTAATGAATCACAAATATATTCGCTATACCTCCCGGAAGTGAGAACGAGTTTTCGTATAACTGCAGCTAATCGAGTAGTGCTCTCTGGATTTCCAGGTGAAGATAAAAATACAACAATTCCATCTGCACAAGGACAAAGTTTTACCTTTGTCACCAAGGATCACATCCAAATCAAAATCGAAGTCAGTAATTTCCATCACAAGGAAGGTGGATTACCAAATGCACCAATTTTTGGAACTGCCGAAACCGTACAAAACTATATTTTAGCTGAGAGTACAATGGACATTGCACTGACTGGTGCCTTGTTTATGTTTGGATTGTACCATTTTATTTTGTTTTTCTATCGTAACAAACAAAGAGAGGCATTTTATTTTGGATTCTTTTGTTTGGTATTTGCCTTTCGATTGCCATTTGTAGGTAGCAAAACCATTTATGCGATGTTTCCAAACATACCTTGGGAACTTGTTATCTATATTGAGTATGCATCCGTATTTGTTTTGGGAATTTTGTTTTTATGGTTTGTCGATGGACTTTTCCCGCGATTCATTGAAACAAAACTCATTCGGTATTTCAGTGCCTTCGTACAATTCATTCTGGTATATGGACTCATCATCAAACCAGAGTTTTATACAGAATTCGAAGTTGTCTTCCAAGTGTTAGGAATTGTGTATGCAGTTTTTCTTGGAATACGTTTGTACCAAATGGTGGCAAAAGGTTTACCCGATTCTCATATTTTCTTTTTAGGGTATTTGATTTTATTTTTTGGATTTGTGTATGATGTATTTCTCGCTTACACAGGTGAAGGGGAATCGTCATTATCACAAATTGCAGTATTTTTATTTTTTGGAGTTCAGTCTACAATTGTAACACTTCGTACGGCTAGAACCTTTCGTAAAAAAATTCTCCTGAAAGAAGAATTTGAATCTATTAACGAGCAGTTTATATTAACAAATCGATTTTACGCAAAATTTATACCAAGAGATTTTTTGACCCATTTAGGAAAAGAAAGCATCGAGGAAGTGAAGTTAGGTGACAGTAGCGAGCGAGAGATGACAGTTTTGTTCGCGGATATTTGGGAATATTGGGATATCATTTATTCCATTCCACTTGAAAACCGAATTTTATTTACAAATTCCTATTTGGGACGTATAGGACCTTGTGTCCGCAAAAACAATGGATTCATCGATAAATACATTGGAAGTGCTATAATGGCATTATTTGATGGCGGGATACAAAATTCGATCAAAGCTGCAGAAGATATCCAATGGGAATTGGAAAAATACAATGAGAGAAGAAGGGGTTTTGGTTATTTACCATTACATGCAGGGATTGGAATCCACTCTGGGGATACGATGCTTGGAATTTTGGGAGAAGAAGAAAGGCTCGAGTCAACTGTGATATCAGATACTGTCAATTTGGCGAGCCGTATCCAAGGATTAACTAAAAAGTACAATGCTAGGATTCTTGTAAGTTTAACCTCACTGATGTTACATGAGGATTTAGATACAATTCCTTATCGAATTTTAGATTTTGTTCGTGTAAAAGGCAAACAAGAAACCGTTATGATTGCCGAAGTATTGATACCTGGGATCGATTCTATTTCGGATCAGAAAATAGCCTATAGGGAACAATTTGAAGCAGCGATTTTTGATTACGAACGTGCTGATTTTAAATCAGCTTTAAATGGATTTAGAGAAGTCCATACAAACAACCCAGATGACATCGCCGCACAAATATATATCGAAAGGTGTGAATACTACCAATCAGCAGGTGTTGGGGAAGACTGGGATGGAGTATCCGCATGGGAAAAATAA
- a CDS encoding FliG C-terminal domain-containing protein → MAHSSGPNKAALAYQILGQYLPDEVFAHLTDAEIESLLLKVETNPSPTKGQEKDILLSFTHFLQKKGIRSNVAQGNQPFPGGGKPNPSISQQNEAELPTLGSKNPKFAKPNALGGKTTYSADYQTPKANVIGSFPSGIPTGGNPETNELYSLLEEILKEEENKRSGPLWTELPKFSVELLQSLTRDESPEVVARVLSFSDPESASEVLAEYPESHREEIILALAEIDFHSDRERDQLDRFLRFKMELIEKKMPVSKIRSRKAKTAGEILTRLPFLPSQNLIERIQKKSPEYAETIVEHYFRLEDLLHLGRTSLTRFFSEIHPLVIACALKGVETEFRDQVYSNLESWLVKEIKIEWDSLGPVSLAEIEEAQKGILDRLREAMDEGKVKLWRLK, encoded by the coding sequence ATGGCACATTCCTCCGGTCCCAACAAAGCCGCACTGGCATACCAAATTTTAGGCCAATACTTACCGGATGAAGTGTTCGCCCATCTGACTGATGCCGAAATCGAGTCTCTACTTCTGAAGGTAGAAACCAATCCCTCTCCCACAAAAGGCCAAGAAAAGGACATCTTACTCTCGTTCACCCATTTCCTTCAAAAAAAGGGAATCCGTTCGAATGTGGCCCAAGGAAACCAACCGTTCCCCGGAGGAGGGAAACCTAACCCTAGCATTTCGCAACAAAATGAGGCAGAATTGCCTACCCTTGGTAGCAAGAATCCAAAGTTCGCAAAACCTAACGCTTTAGGGGGAAAAACAACATATTCTGCCGACTACCAAACCCCAAAGGCTAACGTGATTGGTTCTTTTCCAAGTGGCATTCCGACAGGTGGCAATCCCGAAACTAACGAACTCTATTCGTTATTAGAAGAGATCCTCAAAGAAGAGGAGAACAAACGATCAGGTCCACTTTGGACTGAGTTGCCAAAATTTTCCGTTGAGTTGCTCCAAAGTCTGACCCGGGATGAATCTCCCGAAGTAGTGGCAAGGGTTCTCAGTTTTTCGGACCCAGAATCAGCATCGGAAGTCCTTGCCGAATACCCAGAATCCCATAGAGAAGAGATCATTTTGGCACTTGCCGAGATTGACTTCCACTCAGACAGGGAACGTGACCAACTCGATCGTTTCCTACGCTTCAAAATGGAACTCATTGAGAAAAAAATGCCGGTTTCCAAGATCCGAAGCCGCAAAGCCAAAACCGCGGGGGAAATTCTCACCAGGCTTCCTTTTTTGCCATCTCAAAATTTAATTGAACGAATTCAGAAAAAAAGCCCAGAATATGCCGAAACTATAGTAGAACACTACTTTCGTTTGGAAGACCTCCTTCATTTGGGAAGGACAAGTCTCACTCGTTTTTTTTCTGAGATCCATCCCCTTGTCATTGCTTGCGCATTGAAAGGTGTTGAGACCGAATTTCGTGACCAAGTGTATTCCAATTTGGAATCTTGGCTTGTGAAAGAGATAAAGATCGAATGGGATTCGTTAGGTCCTGTTTCACTGGCAGAGATTGAAGAAGCCCAAAAAGGGATCTTAGATCGTTTGCGGGAAGCAATGGATGAAGGCAAAGTGAAACTTTGGAGATTGAAGTAA
- the fliH gene encoding flagellar assembly protein FliH, with translation MAKLVFKPIQIADLQEEVEIQLPDKYKKFHKTDEQEDFEIDQEGNIIEQYQGPSIEEIEAELQRYRQETEEQVRQLLEDAKKQAKAIEEEGRTKAFQMVQDSKEKIKLEEDSGRAKAEQILDRAKMEVERMIKEAEMKQAEIEHEAYQKGYDAGREVGFKKGQGEVRRLIDRLGTIIGKAIDIREEMIAASEKQMVEMILVIARKVIKDEIIERKEIVLNNIREAMKRIKDRDRIDIRVNFADLELTTAHKDELIKLMESLRKVNIYEDSRVDRGGVIIETDVGAIDARISTQLKEIEEAIRNVEPI, from the coding sequence ATGGCAAAACTAGTTTTTAAACCCATTCAAATTGCCGACTTACAAGAAGAAGTTGAAATCCAACTTCCTGATAAGTACAAAAAATTTCATAAGACCGATGAACAAGAAGACTTCGAGATAGACCAAGAAGGGAATATCATCGAACAATACCAAGGACCATCGATCGAAGAGATCGAAGCCGAACTCCAAAGGTATCGCCAAGAAACAGAAGAACAAGTCCGCCAATTATTAGAAGATGCTAAAAAACAAGCAAAGGCCATTGAAGAAGAAGGTAGAACCAAAGCCTTCCAAATGGTTCAGGACTCAAAAGAAAAAATCAAATTAGAAGAAGATTCTGGCCGAGCCAAAGCGGAACAAATCTTAGATCGTGCGAAGATGGAAGTCGAACGTATGATCAAAGAGGCCGAAATGAAACAGGCTGAGATCGAACACGAAGCCTACCAAAAAGGATATGATGCTGGACGTGAAGTTGGTTTTAAAAAAGGCCAAGGGGAAGTAAGACGACTCATTGACCGATTGGGAACTATCATTGGTAAAGCAATCGACATTCGTGAAGAGATGATTGCCGCTTCTGAAAAACAAATGGTGGAAATGATTCTTGTCATTGCAAGAAAAGTTATCAAAGACGAAATCATTGAACGTAAAGAAATTGTACTCAATAACATTCGTGAAGCGATGAAACGAATTAAAGACCGTGACCGTATCGACATTCGTGTTAACTTCGCTGACCTAGAACTCACAACAGCTCATAAAGACGAACTCATTAAACTAATGGAATCACTCAGAAAAGTAAACATCTACGAAGACTCTCGAGTCGACCGTGGTGGAGTGATCATCGAAACAGATGTGGGAGCAATCGACGCAAGAATTTCCACTCAGCTCAAAGAAATTGAAGAGGCAATTCGAAACGTAGAACCAATATGA
- a CDS encoding sensor histidine kinase produces MISKTRFSQFFLGFLLFLSPTLVSLVAEPCGTMITSFEKPVVLKTDWLFRKGDNLDWRDESVEESFWVKRSVPDYGISKTENLTGYHWYRCSFYLPDNYTTPVEPIAIQLGRIRDIDEFYLNGTLIDKTGTVLPKLEVDFQKIRIYSLPTHLLKPGLNVMAIRIYAATNLNGLKEAPTIAKERMLREDVFSKELFAMVCGYVFIFMGIYFLVGSIVRGRAGENFFFALFSIFMGIYVLIRTQHRDILFESFTWSYVAELLVLICLPAFFINFMHQYLKLKRNIVLLVYEVFLSVLFIITLFFRNPKTWILVIALFNYALPIAMGLVIYLFIKNGQTNIKKVKFILIGIACLLPTILIDSLSALEIIISMPGTLYLGFLIFLVMISIQLSNDIVKGLENFIEQEKELIQMERVKTGFLINLSSEFKSGMEKIKSAIENITTNQSKSIAKDVVKPSAKKAVKKKSKVANTKQIGDPVKQAEDHISYMSYMVEEAILLRKLEERDYIPFYESFSVSEFVKNCVASVENHLGQHRKNTYIDIKPNDLEIYFPKELLFCILRNLVENAYQYTDPKTDIHIEFFNRDGYHQLIVMDEGMGLSQIEMETIFQKFVRGYRDKKNEIPGAGIGLTLVEASTNFLSGTVSLKSSEGMGAKFTIRIPEKPKK; encoded by the coding sequence ATGATTTCGAAAACCCGTTTTTCCCAATTTTTCCTTGGGTTCTTACTGTTTTTGTCACCAACTTTAGTAAGTTTGGTGGCGGAACCATGTGGAACCATGATCACATCCTTTGAAAAACCAGTGGTTTTAAAAACAGATTGGTTATTTAGAAAAGGGGACAATTTAGATTGGCGTGATGAGTCAGTTGAAGAAAGTTTTTGGGTCAAACGTTCCGTTCCGGATTATGGAATTTCAAAAACAGAAAACCTAACAGGGTACCACTGGTATCGTTGTTCTTTTTATTTACCTGACAATTATACAACCCCAGTAGAACCGATAGCCATCCAATTAGGTAGAATTCGTGACATCGATGAGTTTTATTTAAATGGAACTTTGATTGATAAAACAGGAACTGTTTTACCTAAATTAGAAGTAGATTTTCAAAAAATCAGAATTTATTCTCTTCCTACACACTTACTCAAACCAGGATTAAATGTGATGGCCATTCGGATTTATGCAGCCACAAATCTAAATGGATTAAAGGAAGCTCCCACAATTGCAAAAGAACGTATGTTACGTGAAGATGTGTTTTCAAAAGAACTTTTTGCGATGGTTTGTGGTTATGTTTTTATCTTTATGGGGATTTACTTTTTAGTTGGTTCCATTGTTCGTGGAAGAGCTGGGGAAAATTTCTTTTTTGCATTATTTTCAATTTTTATGGGAATTTATGTTCTCATCCGCACACAACACAGAGATATTTTATTTGAAAGTTTCACTTGGTCATATGTTGCAGAACTTTTAGTCCTCATCTGTTTACCTGCATTTTTTATTAACTTCATGCATCAATATTTGAAGTTGAAACGTAATATTGTGTTACTTGTTTATGAAGTGTTTTTATCTGTACTTTTTATCATCACTCTATTTTTCAGAAATCCAAAAACATGGATCCTGGTGATTGCTCTCTTTAATTATGCATTACCAATTGCAATGGGACTTGTGATTTACTTATTTATTAAAAATGGACAAACAAATATTAAAAAGGTAAAATTTATACTGATTGGGATCGCTTGTTTATTACCTACAATATTAATCGATAGTTTGTCCGCTTTGGAAATCATCATTTCCATGCCCGGAACATTATACTTAGGTTTTTTAATTTTTCTTGTGATGATATCGATCCAATTATCAAACGATATCGTCAAAGGATTGGAAAATTTTATAGAACAAGAAAAAGAACTCATCCAAATGGAGAGAGTCAAAACTGGATTTCTCATCAACTTATCTTCCGAATTTAAATCGGGAATGGAAAAAATCAAATCCGCGATTGAGAATATTACCACCAATCAAAGTAAATCTATTGCGAAAGATGTGGTCAAACCATCTGCCAAAAAAGCCGTTAAGAAAAAATCAAAAGTTGCGAACACAAAACAAATTGGAGATCCAGTAAAACAAGCAGAAGATCATATATCTTACATGAGTTATATGGTTGAGGAAGCAATTTTACTCAGAAAACTGGAAGAACGAGACTATATTCCATTTTATGAAAGTTTTTCTGTCTCGGAGTTTGTAAAAAATTGCGTTGCCAGTGTAGAAAACCATTTGGGCCAACATCGAAAAAATACATATATTGATATAAAACCAAATGATTTAGAAATTTATTTTCCTAAAGAATTATTATTCTGCATTTTAAGAAATTTGGTAGAGAATGCATACCAATACACGGATCCTAAAACAGACATTCATATTGAATTTTTCAATAGAGATGGATATCATCAATTGATTGTGATGGACGAAGGTATGGGACTTAGCCAAATAGAAATGGAAACTATTTTTCAAAAGTTTGTCCGAGGTTATCGTGACAAAAAAAATGAAATCCCTGGCGCAGGAATTGGCTTAACTTTAGTAGAAGCTTCAACCAACTTTTTATCTGGAACCGTTAGTTTAAAATCAAGCGAAGGAATGGGAGCCAAGTTTACAATTCGTATCCCAGAAAAACCAAAAAAATGA
- a CDS encoding 7TM diverse intracellular signaling domain-containing protein, which translates to MISLPFRRLILFCFCFISLNCSRTTDESTVVLRLDGEDWGIYFNDSADLLNPEFNPNNLDITTVPNNFRNLNKSYKGSIWIRKSFEITTEQHQKSLALQLGKVYQSDEVFVNGVLIGKNNSAFGKDPEDYSFGRPRIYPIPHDLLLEGENVLIIKIDSSLSTSAGIITGPIRIVTYEEAINGNLYDSLVELIFVGFYLFIALFFFINFFNLRENKEYLSFSILALIFSGYELCKNEVRFLIFNHFAILKFLEYSFLLILPYGFIKFIQDFFELKPFKYQRIYLFFQFFFILVFLIIQNPVFWYNFIGYWDIHLLAVIGYAIYVTILKFREQKRGSTIHLLALVYLLYSILKEILIERGYLNSPSSLETSFLVYLILMTLALRFQFLMMKRKLQNRYDRLKEADSLREKIFFYMDAMISGPLKLMKDKLSEYRESTQKTKDKNLVKEVIEVQSSIDNVMDDIIELSRLEVLKEVPFKEQVNFVSFINDVIPEDDITYSIKVNPETEILNSLDLINSVVVRLVDFPPFKEFNHNDLIITQDLKGNVHFRFLLFHSNSKVAQKLYNELSENYNQLTPIKVKWAIILEIVRLLGAKIDFKIIKKKYLKIDLGISAIVPVSELQPIKDSTSVGIQNQNSKKSEKEDWRVTLKRIWKFLKETEIKIPNFKKKK; encoded by the coding sequence ATGATATCCTTACCATTCCGTCGCCTAATTCTATTTTGTTTTTGTTTCATTTCACTTAATTGTTCCCGTACAACTGACGAATCGACCGTTGTATTAAGGTTAGATGGTGAAGATTGGGGAATATATTTTAATGATAGTGCAGATTTATTAAATCCAGAATTTAATCCAAATAATTTGGACATTACAACTGTTCCCAACAATTTCCGTAATTTAAATAAATCTTATAAGGGATCTATTTGGATTCGGAAAAGTTTTGAAATTACGACAGAACAACACCAAAAGTCGTTAGCCTTACAATTAGGGAAAGTGTACCAATCAGATGAGGTTTTCGTTAATGGTGTGTTAATCGGTAAAAACAATTCCGCTTTTGGCAAAGATCCTGAAGACTATTCGTTTGGAAGGCCTAGAATCTACCCTATTCCACATGATTTATTACTCGAAGGGGAAAATGTTTTAATCATCAAAATTGATTCATCACTTTCCACTTCGGCGGGGATCATCACTGGGCCAATCCGAATTGTCACTTACGAAGAAGCAATAAACGGAAATTTATATGATTCACTTGTCGAACTAATTTTCGTAGGTTTTTATCTTTTCATTGCATTGTTTTTCTTTATTAACTTTTTTAATCTAAGAGAGAATAAAGAATACTTAAGTTTCAGCATACTGGCGCTTATCTTCTCAGGATATGAATTATGCAAAAACGAAGTTAGATTTTTGATCTTCAATCATTTTGCTATTTTAAAATTCCTAGAATATTCATTTTTACTTATATTGCCATATGGTTTTATCAAATTCATCCAAGATTTTTTCGAATTAAAACCATTTAAATACCAAAGAATTTACCTCTTCTTTCAATTTTTCTTTATCCTCGTTTTTCTCATCATCCAAAACCCTGTGTTTTGGTATAACTTCATTGGGTATTGGGATATCCACTTACTTGCGGTGATTGGTTACGCAATTTATGTAACGATACTAAAATTCCGTGAACAAAAAAGAGGATCAACAATCCATTTATTGGCTCTTGTTTACCTACTCTATTCAATTCTAAAAGAGATTCTAATTGAAAGAGGATATTTAAACTCACCATCTTCACTTGAAACTAGTTTTTTGGTGTATTTAATTTTAATGACCCTTGCTCTGCGATTTCAGTTTTTGATGATGAAACGAAAACTCCAAAATCGATATGACAGATTAAAAGAAGCCGATTCACTCAGAGAAAAAATTTTCTTTTATATGGATGCAATGATCTCGGGTCCATTAAAATTAATGAAAGATAAACTTTCAGAGTACAGAGAATCTACTCAAAAAACCAAAGATAAAAACTTAGTAAAAGAAGTGATTGAAGTCCAATCGTCCATTGACAACGTCATGGATGATATCATTGAACTCTCAAGATTGGAAGTACTAAAAGAAGTTCCATTTAAAGAACAAGTAAATTTTGTATCCTTTATCAATGATGTAATTCCAGAAGATGACATTACATATTCAATTAAAGTAAATCCAGAAACTGAAATTCTAAATAGTTTAGATTTAATTAACTCTGTTGTAGTGAGACTAGTGGACTTTCCTCCATTTAAAGAATTTAATCACAATGATTTAATTATCACCCAAGATTTAAAGGGGAATGTTCATTTTAGATTCTTATTATTCCACAGTAATTCCAAGGTGGCTCAAAAATTATACAATGAATTGTCCGAAAATTACAACCAACTCACCCCAATTAAAGTAAAGTGGGCGATTATATTGGAAATCGTACGTTTGTTAGGTGCGAAAATTGACTTCAAAATCATCAAGAAAAAATATCTAAAAATCGATTTGGGAATCTCAGCAATTGTCCCTGTTTCAGAATTACAACCCATCAAAGATTCAACTTCAGTCGGGATACAAAACCAAAACTCTAAAAAATCAGAAAAAGAGGATTGGAGAGTTACTCTAAAGAGAATTTGGAAATTTTTAAAGGAAACAGAAATTAAAATTCCTAACTTTAAAAAGAAGAAATAA
- a CDS encoding Crp/Fnr family transcriptional regulator, whose protein sequence is MKAFAGCKELTYDKDEFLFHAGDEVTHMDLLVNGDLQVFKYDGNMNEVTLTFFRPVCIVAEWAVIQGIPYPASARFTKKSTILRMPLSEVQNRLNSNIELNHILMHSLMNKIETLNLAINRGLTMDAMQRVAHFLFYGTPDSLALKQTQMASLLYLRPETFSRILKQLKDQGLVDTQKGEITILDKEGLLKILA, encoded by the coding sequence ATGAAAGCCTTTGCAGGATGTAAGGAACTAACTTATGATAAAGATGAATTTTTATTTCATGCGGGAGATGAAGTCACCCACATGGACCTTCTTGTCAATGGTGACTTACAGGTTTTTAAATATGATGGGAATATGAATGAAGTAACTCTAACTTTTTTCAGACCAGTATGTATTGTGGCAGAGTGGGCTGTTATCCAAGGAATTCCTTATCCAGCGTCTGCAAGGTTTACAAAAAAAAGCACAATCTTACGAATGCCACTTTCTGAAGTTCAAAATCGACTAAATTCTAATATTGAACTTAACCACATTCTAATGCACTCATTGATGAATAAAATCGAGACGTTAAACTTGGCAATTAATCGTGGTCTCACCATGGATGCAATGCAAAGAGTAGCTCATTTCTTATTTTATGGAACACCCGATTCCCTTGCCCTAAAACAAACTCAGATGGCATCCTTACTTTACTTAAGACCTGAAACTTTCTCAAGAATTTTAAAACAGCTGAAAGACCAAGGACTTGTTGATACACAAAAAGGTGAGATTACAATTTTAGACAAAGAAGGACTCCTGAAAATTTTAGCTTAG
- a CDS encoding NnrS family protein, with the protein MKQSFFQNSFWNTAFRPFFWFGSVFGILVISIWLFILSNILKNPIHINAIHWHSYEMVFGFTKAIVLGFLFTAVQNWTNSTILKGKNLFYLLVFWLLGRFSFYSFGFLSYLSFGFDICSDIMVIYLLVPKLIVPTQKHNRPILYHYALFTIFHIMSALSAYSIIDPEKTLLFIHLSIFVVLFLILIIGGRVVPFFSGVVIQGYSFKRMPKLETFLIYHPFIFYLAKLIQSYFEGYIFSSISLLQGTGFTVFGMISFIFGFSLFASNTIRYISWKPWKSYQRPILWILYLGYFWVCLGFLLYSLAELNLFPISSAIHSLTVGGLAVFIYGMITRVSLGHTGRAIVASPLTVFAYVVLNVSVVIRVLLPLFNQHKYAYYLSGIGWILCFVFYVVQYTIILYTPRPDGKPS; encoded by the coding sequence ATGAAACAATCTTTTTTTCAAAACAGTTTCTGGAACACAGCGTTTCGCCCATTTTTTTGGTTTGGCTCAGTTTTCGGAATCTTGGTCATTTCAATTTGGTTATTCATACTTTCGAATATTCTTAAAAATCCAATTCACATCAATGCGATTCACTGGCATTCCTACGAAATGGTATTCGGTTTTACCAAAGCCATCGTATTGGGATTTTTGTTCACTGCTGTTCAAAATTGGACAAATTCAACGATCCTAAAAGGGAAAAATTTATTCTACTTATTAGTCTTTTGGTTACTTGGAAGATTTTCATTTTATTCGTTTGGTTTTTTAAGTTACCTTTCTTTTGGATTTGATATCTGTTCGGATATCATGGTCATCTATTTGCTTGTTCCAAAGTTGATTGTTCCTACCCAAAAACACAACAGACCCATTTTATACCATTATGCACTTTTTACTATTTTTCATATTATGAGTGCTCTATCTGCTTATTCCATTATAGATCCGGAGAAAACTTTACTTTTTATCCATCTAAGCATCTTTGTTGTTTTATTTTTGATACTCATCATAGGCGGACGAGTTGTTCCATTTTTCTCAGGAGTCGTAATCCAAGGGTATTCTTTTAAACGAATGCCAAAATTAGAAACTTTTCTAATCTATCATCCATTTATTTTTTATCTAGCAAAACTCATACAATCATATTTCGAAGGGTACATTTTTAGTTCCATTTCCTTATTACAAGGGACAGGTTTCACTGTTTTTGGAATGATTTCTTTTATCTTTGGATTTTCTTTATTTGCCTCAAATACAATTCGTTACATTTCATGGAAACCTTGGAAATCTTACCAAAGGCCTATCCTTTGGATTTTGTATTTAGGTTACTTTTGGGTATGCCTTGGATTTTTACTCTATAGTTTAGCAGAATTAAATCTATTTCCAATTTCATCAGCAATCCATAGCCTAACAGTTGGTGGTCTTGCCGTTTTTATTTATGGTATGATCACAAGAGTGAGTTTGGGTCATACTGGTAGAGCAATCGTGGCATCTCCTCTCACTGTTTTTGCTTATGTTGTTTTAAATGTAAGTGTTGTGATTCGAGTCTTATTACCACTCTTCAACCAACACAAGTATGCATATTACCTTTCAGGCATTGGCTGGATTCTGTGTTTTGTTTTCTATGTTGTCCAGTATACAATCATTCTTTATACACCTAGACCTGATGGAAAACCTTCTTAA